A genomic segment from Anaerobacillus sp. CMMVII encodes:
- a CDS encoding CDP-glycerol glycerophosphotransferase family protein — translation MNHTSFEGLTENYRSIKKELLLKQDHETLFISGSLDKQWMVKRLVLVSRASKTELEFSSATNSSDFSYQLHLPTILKEHPADYIDLYIEADISQTDFERVAKEMLPSDLEFSETIRLRLGEFEKTRTEGLENLIYLTKNNNFSIAVNKKFIQKPIIDVKTIELTNQAMSFTGAVYVRNSKPQAAELLWIGRDSNQRCVFPLDEFQEAANHESYFGLLRYNFSVQLDTTTWQERLTDDIYDIYVSLTLTDGNTVVARLTAPEIKTAGESVCKQDQSRFVITPRVTHGKGNLSLIVTEFTTASYYFLQFMQRFAGWFRPFFTRKEIWLVGEIPYKAQDTGYQFFKYMREKHSKQKVYYVIDENSPEMRNLKQLGNIVLFKSMKHIFYTLMATKIVGSHHPDYLYPIRSNRFKSLVKAKKVFLQHGVMGTRNSTHYYGVESEHFETDLFIVSSEFEKKMIVGDFGYRPEKVKVTGLSRFDSLFANDVPVKKQLLIIPTWREWLTKEEGFLKSEYFDRYRALINHPKLHELAEKYKFEIVFCLHPNMQKYSKHFQQENVKIVNQGEIDVQQLLKESMIMITDYSSVAFDFSFLDKPVLYYQFDKTKFLGEKGSHLNLKKDLPGPIVADEAKLIETLEGYATNDFQMDETYQKRTKKFLKYKDQKANKRIFEAIRKL, via the coding sequence ATGAATCATACAAGTTTTGAAGGTTTGACCGAGAATTATCGTAGCATCAAAAAAGAGCTACTCCTAAAGCAAGACCATGAAACGCTTTTCATTTCAGGTAGCTTAGATAAACAATGGATGGTAAAAAGGCTCGTTCTTGTTTCACGAGCTTCGAAAACAGAACTCGAGTTTTCTTCAGCAACAAACTCTAGTGACTTCTCCTATCAGCTGCATTTACCAACGATCTTGAAGGAGCACCCGGCCGACTACATCGATCTTTATATAGAAGCAGACATTAGCCAAACCGATTTTGAAAGAGTCGCCAAAGAAATGCTGCCAAGTGATCTTGAGTTTTCAGAAACGATCCGTCTTAGACTAGGAGAGTTTGAAAAAACAAGAACGGAAGGACTAGAAAATTTAATTTATTTAACGAAAAACAACAATTTTTCAATTGCTGTTAATAAAAAATTTATTCAAAAACCGATCATCGATGTGAAGACAATTGAACTAACAAACCAAGCAATGAGTTTCACCGGCGCAGTATACGTAAGAAACTCAAAGCCACAGGCTGCCGAGCTACTTTGGATTGGGCGAGATTCCAATCAACGCTGCGTATTTCCATTAGATGAATTTCAGGAAGCGGCAAATCATGAAAGTTATTTCGGATTACTTCGTTATAACTTCTCGGTTCAATTGGATACAACGACATGGCAAGAGCGTTTAACCGATGATATTTATGATATCTATGTATCGCTCACCTTAACAGATGGTAATACTGTCGTAGCGAGGTTAACCGCTCCAGAGATAAAAACTGCCGGTGAAAGTGTTTGTAAACAAGACCAATCTCGATTTGTGATTACACCGCGTGTCACTCATGGAAAAGGAAATCTCTCATTGATTGTCACTGAATTCACAACAGCGAGCTATTACTTTTTGCAGTTCATGCAGCGCTTTGCTGGGTGGTTCCGACCATTTTTTACGCGCAAAGAGATTTGGCTTGTCGGTGAGATCCCGTACAAAGCGCAAGATACAGGCTATCAGTTTTTTAAGTATATGCGAGAAAAACACTCGAAACAGAAGGTTTATTACGTGATTGATGAGAACTCGCCGGAAATGAGAAATCTGAAACAACTAGGCAACATCGTTCTCTTTAAATCAATGAAACATATTTTTTACACGTTGATGGCGACGAAAATTGTAGGCTCACATCATCCAGATTATCTTTATCCGATTCGTTCAAACCGCTTTAAGTCATTGGTAAAGGCGAAAAAAGTCTTTTTACAGCACGGCGTTATGGGGACGAGAAATAGCACTCATTATTATGGCGTGGAGTCGGAGCACTTTGAAACAGACCTCTTTATTGTCAGCTCTGAATTTGAGAAAAAGATGATCGTGGGTGATTTTGGTTATCGACCAGAGAAAGTGAAAGTAACCGGTTTGTCTCGCTTTGATTCGTTATTTGCGAATGATGTTCCTGTAAAAAAACAGTTGTTAATCATTCCGACTTGGCGTGAGTGGCTAACGAAAGAAGAAGGTTTTCTAAAAAGTGAATACTTTGATCGTTACCGAGCACTCATCAACCATCCGAAATTACATGAGCTAGCCGAAAAATATAAGTTTGAAATCGTCTTTTGTTTGCATCCGAATATGCAAAAATATAGCAAACACTTTCAACAGGAAAACGTGAAGATCGTCAATCAAGGTGAGATTGATGTGCAGCAGCTCTTAAAGGAAAGCATGATCATGATTACAGACTACTCGAGTGTGGCGTTTGACTTTAGTTTCTTGGACAAGCCGGTCTTATATTACCAGTTTGATAAAACGAAATTTTTAGGGGAAAAAGGCTCCCATTTGAACTTGAAAAAGGATTTGCCTGGACCAATTGTCGCGGATGAAGCAAAACTAATTGAGACGCTCGAGGGCTATGCAACAAATGACTTTCAAATGGATGAAACATATCAAAAGCGAACGAAGAAGTTTTTGAAATATAAGGATCAAAAGGCCAATAAACGAATTTTTGAGGCAATACGAAAGCTCTAA
- a CDS encoding ABC transporter permease, producing MKSTISVIQEQIKYFYLVRRLSLYELISSNKNNYLGIAWEIINPLIQIMIYWFVFGYGIRQREPILVGNGLEVPFLQWMLPGIIIWFFFYQSTIEASKSIYTRLKMLSKMKFPMSIIPNFVIFSKFYIHLVMLIVTMLVMQISGYYISIYYLQIFYFTFATFMFVYALALITSTLSTFVRDVQMFLQATLRMVLYLSPILWTITTLPESLQIIMKINPLFYVIEGYRAGFLGLGWYFIDQWQYTLYFWIVTAVLLLIGSILHMKFRRHFIDFI from the coding sequence ATGAAATCCACCATTTCTGTTATTCAAGAACAGATTAAATATTTTTATTTAGTACGAAGACTATCGCTGTATGAACTGATCAGCTCAAATAAGAACAACTACCTCGGCATCGCCTGGGAGATTATTAATCCATTAATCCAAATTATGATTTATTGGTTTGTGTTTGGGTATGGGATCCGTCAGCGCGAACCGATTTTGGTCGGCAATGGCTTAGAGGTTCCATTTTTACAATGGATGCTACCGGGGATTATTATCTGGTTCTTTTTCTATCAGTCGACGATCGAGGCTTCGAAATCGATTTATACGAGATTAAAGATGCTCTCGAAGATGAAGTTTCCGATGAGTATCATTCCAAACTTTGTGATCTTTTCGAAGTTCTATATTCATCTTGTGATGTTGATCGTTACGATGCTCGTGATGCAAATTTCAGGCTACTACATCTCGATTTATTATTTACAGATTTTCTATTTTACGTTTGCGACATTTATGTTTGTCTATGCACTCGCGTTAATTACATCGACGTTGTCGACGTTTGTTCGAGACGTCCAGATGTTTTTACAAGCAACGCTGCGAATGGTGCTTTATTTATCGCCAATTCTATGGACCATTACGACTTTACCGGAATCATTACAAATCATTATGAAAATCAACCCGTTATTTTATGTGATTGAGGGTTACCGAGCAGGGTTTCTAGGGTTGGGCTGGTACTTTATTGATCAATGGCAATATACGTTATACTTTTGGATTGTGACAGCCGTGCTTCTATTGATTGGTTCAATCCTGCATATGAAATTCAGAAGACATTTCATTGACTTTATCTAA
- the tagH gene encoding teichoic acids export ABC transporter ATP-binding subunit TagH, with product MEKAIVVKNLVKKYKLYKKRSERILDILLPKDYGEDFYALKNISFEVEKGDVVGFLGVNGSGKSTLSNIIAGIVPETSGSVTVNGETALIAVAAGLKGDLTGRENIELKCLMLGFSKQEIKAMEQDIIEFAELERFIDQPVKSYSSGMKSRLGFSISVNIDPDILLIDEALSVGDKAFAEKSLDKMREFKTKGKTMIFVSHSIGQMKQFCDKILWLEFGQIKEYGQAEGIIPRYEEFIKMYKKMSKKEKDKYRKAALKA from the coding sequence ATGGAGAAAGCTATTGTAGTAAAAAACTTAGTAAAAAAATATAAATTATATAAAAAGAGATCAGAACGAATCTTGGATATTCTTCTTCCGAAGGATTATGGTGAAGATTTTTACGCCTTGAAAAATATCAGCTTTGAGGTAGAAAAAGGGGATGTTGTCGGCTTTCTCGGAGTTAACGGTTCTGGGAAATCGACCTTATCCAATATAATCGCCGGGATTGTTCCTGAGACAAGTGGTTCTGTTACGGTCAATGGTGAAACGGCTTTGATTGCTGTGGCAGCTGGACTTAAGGGAGACTTGACGGGTCGGGAAAATATTGAGTTAAAGTGCTTGATGCTTGGGTTTTCAAAGCAGGAAATCAAGGCGATGGAGCAGGATATTATTGAGTTTGCTGAGCTAGAGCGGTTTATTGATCAGCCGGTGAAGTCATACTCGAGTGGGATGAAGTCGAGGTTAGGTTTTTCGATTTCTGTGAATATTGACCCGGACATTCTGTTAATTGATGAGGCTTTATCTGTTGGTGACAAGGCTTTTGCTGAGAAGAGCTTGGATAAGATGAGGGAGTTTAAGACGAAGGGCAAGACGATGATTTTTGTTAGTCATTCGATAGGTCAAATGAAGCAGTTTTGCGACAAAATTCTCTGGTTGGAATTTGGCCAAATCAAGGAATATGGTCAGGCTGAGGGGATCATTCCTAGGTACGAAGAGTTTATCAAGATGTACAAAAAGATGTCTAAGAAAGAAAAGGATAAGTATCGGAAGGCAGCGCTGAAGGCTTAG
- a CDS encoding glycosyltransferase family 4 protein, with product MFILLKALICFLISFAITPYIKKLAIKIGATDKPSKRKVHEKIMPRLGGLGIFISFLVGVLIVNPTSNYHIWIISGAAIIVVLGILDDIYELSAKIKLVGQTAAAVVVSVFGGIQMEFINLPFGGVLEFGIFSVPMTIFWIVAITNAINLIDGLDGLAAGVTSIALFTVATMAYMMGNMYVLAFSLILLFSVLGFLYYNFYPAKIFLGDTGSLFLGFMIAVLSLLGFKNITLVSLFIPLLILGVPIIDTLFAIIRRRQNRVPFYIPDRSHIHHCLLDRGFTHRSAVLIIYLVSSVFGLAAILFSMATIWGAIFITLVVFLLIELLVEYLGLINKNYKPLLKFFKITKTNEQKRYVYKENK from the coding sequence ATGTTTATTTTATTAAAGGCTTTGATTTGTTTTTTAATCTCGTTTGCAATTACACCATATATAAAGAAGTTAGCAATTAAAATTGGCGCGACTGATAAGCCGTCAAAGCGAAAAGTGCATGAGAAGATTATGCCACGTCTAGGTGGTTTAGGGATCTTTATTAGTTTCCTTGTTGGGGTACTGATTGTTAACCCGACGAGTAATTATCACATTTGGATTATTTCTGGAGCGGCAATTATCGTAGTTCTTGGTATTTTGGATGACATTTATGAATTGTCGGCGAAAATTAAGTTAGTGGGGCAAACTGCTGCTGCGGTCGTTGTGTCGGTCTTTGGTGGCATTCAAATGGAGTTTATTAATCTGCCATTCGGTGGCGTTTTAGAATTCGGGATTTTCAGTGTTCCGATGACAATCTTCTGGATTGTGGCGATTACAAATGCGATTAATTTAATCGATGGGTTAGATGGACTAGCTGCAGGGGTGACGTCGATTGCGTTGTTTACGGTAGCGACCATGGCCTATATGATGGGCAATATGTATGTGTTAGCATTTTCATTAATCCTTTTATTTAGTGTTCTAGGGTTCTTATATTATAACTTCTATCCAGCGAAGATTTTCTTGGGTGATACGGGATCATTGTTCTTAGGATTTATGATTGCTGTATTATCGTTACTAGGGTTTAAGAACATTACGCTAGTGTCGCTTTTCATCCCGTTATTAATTTTGGGTGTGCCGATCATTGATACGTTGTTTGCGATTATTCGTAGAAGGCAGAATCGAGTTCCGTTTTATATTCCTGATCGTTCTCATATTCATCATTGTTTATTAGACCGAGGGTTCACTCACCGTAGTGCGGTTCTGATTATCTATTTAGTAAGCTCGGTGTTTGGTCTGGCGGCTATTCTTTTCTCAATGGCGACGATTTGGGGCGCGATTTTCATTACGTTAGTGGTGTTCTTACTGATTGAACTTCTAGTTGAATATTTAGGTTTGATCAATAAAAACTATAAGCCACTGCTTAAGTTTTTCAAAATCACAAAAACCAACGAACAGAAACGGTATGTTTATAAAGAGAATAAGTAA
- a CDS encoding GNAT family N-acetyltransferase encodes MVSLRNVQNTDLEQLLLIENEGFSKEEAATKEAFVERIQLIADTFIVAEKDGKILGYINGPIINQPYITDNLFKEIKENPKSRGYQSILGLAVSKNARNQGIAKILIEKMEELVEKNQREGITLTCKQELVSFYEKCGFVNHGLSESKHGGVSWYNLVKLRKGMN; translated from the coding sequence ATGGTTTCTTTAAGAAATGTTCAAAATACAGATTTAGAACAACTGTTACTTATTGAGAATGAAGGATTTTCAAAAGAAGAAGCTGCAACAAAAGAAGCATTTGTGGAGAGGATTCAGTTGATAGCTGATACCTTTATAGTGGCAGAAAAGGACGGAAAGATACTTGGTTATATTAATGGCCCTATTATTAATCAACCTTATATCACCGATAACCTTTTTAAGGAAATTAAGGAAAACCCGAAAAGCCGAGGATATCAAAGTATTTTAGGATTAGCTGTCTCCAAAAATGCTAGAAACCAAGGAATTGCAAAGATTCTAATTGAGAAAATGGAAGAGCTTGTAGAAAAAAATCAAAGAGAAGGTATCACTTTAACGTGTAAACAGGAACTAGTTTCTTTTTATGAAAAATGTGGATTTGTTAACCATGGCTTGTCTGAATCAAAACATGGTGGCGTAAGCTGGTATAACTTGGTCAAATTAAGAAAGGGTATGAATTGA
- a CDS encoding LCP family protein, protein MANSRIDFKDTKKKQKRSKIFKFIGFTFFALFIVAGAAVGYFVNKMANLAESAQHDLDRGAHSEKRDRAVNPSKDNFSVLFLGLDDRDGSLKGRTDALLLATFNKNERTIKMVNVPRDARVEIPGRDRMDKINHAHAFGGLDLTIDTVENLFDIPVDYFVKLNFDAFLEIVDALGGIEVDVPFTFSEMNSKDRKGSITIHEGIQTLNGEEALAFARMRKSDPRGDLGRGDRQKQIIEAIIRKGATFSSITKFEDVMNGVESNLSTNFSFGNMLSLHNYSSSLNNIESLTIKGDNLTLNRIYYYELNPESLAEVSSTLRIHLGLEAPPQTVDSTLSIDTMGN, encoded by the coding sequence ATGGCAAACTCGAGAATTGATTTTAAAGATACTAAGAAGAAACAAAAAAGATCGAAGATCTTTAAATTTATAGGTTTTACCTTCTTTGCATTATTCATCGTTGCCGGTGCAGCCGTTGGTTACTTCGTAAACAAAATGGCAAATCTCGCCGAAAGTGCTCAGCATGATTTAGATCGTGGTGCCCACTCTGAAAAACGCGACCGTGCCGTCAATCCAAGCAAGGATAACTTTTCAGTCTTATTTTTAGGATTGGACGATCGCGATGGCAGCTTAAAAGGCAGAACCGACGCTCTACTTTTAGCAACATTCAATAAAAATGAACGTACAATTAAAATGGTCAACGTTCCACGTGACGCAAGAGTGGAAATTCCAGGCAGAGACCGTATGGATAAGATCAACCATGCCCATGCATTTGGTGGCTTAGACTTAACAATCGATACAGTCGAAAATCTATTTGATATTCCTGTTGATTATTTTGTAAAACTTAACTTTGATGCATTCCTTGAAATTGTCGATGCACTAGGTGGCATTGAAGTCGACGTTCCATTTACCTTCAGTGAAATGAACAGTAAAGACCGTAAAGGTTCAATCACAATTCACGAAGGAATTCAAACACTTAATGGTGAAGAAGCACTTGCATTTGCTCGTATGAGAAAAAGTGATCCACGCGGAGATCTTGGCCGTGGCGATCGTCAAAAACAAATTATCGAAGCAATCATTCGAAAAGGCGCAACATTCTCATCCATCACAAAATTTGAAGATGTTATGAATGGCGTTGAATCGAACCTTTCAACAAACTTCAGCTTTGGTAACATGCTAAGCCTTCATAATTATAGCTCAAGCTTAAACAACATTGAGTCATTAACAATTAAAGGTGATAACCTCACACTCAACCGCATCTATTATTATGAGCTTAATCCAGAATCTTTAGCCGAAGTTTCAAGCACCCTAAGAATTCATTTAGGACTTGAAGCACCTCCCCAAACTGTTGATAGCACACTTAGCATCGATACAATGGGTAACTAA